The window TGAAATGCTCTAACTTAGCAACTGGTTTTATCTCCTTAAGAATTTCTTTATAGTAAGATCCACAACTGTATTCAATTTAATCAGTGTTCAGTGTAACAGGAGCATTTGGAACCGcaagattttatttatttcttagcTGAGAAATTGAGAAGTTCCATCAGTCTGACTCCACCTGCTGATCAGAgtaaatatgcatattttttttgtataaataaaacttttcGGATCACATACTGGGGTACTTCCAATGCTTCTGTGCTCTGTGTATCTTTACTCCTGTGATTCACGGGGCAAACTATAATTTATTGTCCTACCTCCTCATATTTCTTTCACAAGACATTACTGCTGAACAACACTGTCCTATATCCTTAATCTCTTCTGCCACATGATTTCTGGTCATGCCCATATCTCTGCTTTCTGTCTTAACTACTAAGCTGGTACAATTTTCTGAGAGGAATGAAGAATGGGATGGTAAATACATGCAGGTGTTTCACCAGGCAGATATTTACACAGCTTTGTAAAAGGTTGTTTCTAGAATAATTGATAGTGCAGTCCTGGAGGATGCCAGTTTCAGTCCCAGCTGCAGACAGATGGCAGAGATCCTCAGCAGcattttctctcagttttctCGCTTTAGTCTTCTCTATTACAGCATTCAGTAGCAGTTACTGGTGTGAAGGGATGAGAAAAGTTGCCAAACCTTTCTGTACAGGACAGACCGAAGGGGATCACTGCATTCACTTTAATAGCCCTGATGCCAACAACAGCAATGCTGTGCAGTATGTTTGGGAGACAGGAGATGACAAGTTCGTTGACCGAAAGTTTCATGCTGGGATTTGGTATTCCTGTGaagaaattataaatgaaaaaggTAAGTAAAACCATGTAAATTTACTTAAGAAAGTAATCACAGATCTTCCTACTTATTTGGTGTCACCTTCCTATTTGCTGCAATATCATGTAtggattttaaaggaaaaaggatcCTTAAAATGTTGTTCTTCTCTGGGAAGGGGGATCTTAGAGGGTACTATCTAGTCAATTCCTAAAAAATTCCtaataaattctgaaaagaaCTTTAGAATGACAGGTTGTAGTACagattaaggtttttttttttttattctcctaaCCAGAGCAGCAAGTGAAGTTACTTTAACaggaaagtgttttatttttctgatgtttttagtCCCTTAGGCAAAAATGAACATATTTGCCTTAAATGATTGCTTACTATCCCCTAtggcaacataaaaaaaaaatgtgatttttttgttttaaaaattatttgagcaATTAAATCTGTGAGATCTAAGTTATCTCATGGATTTCCTCTTAAGCACaggtatttcttctttcttactgCAATCTCACCTTTCATAAATCAAAGCAGAAGAAGATTGTTTTCACCCTGCTAAAACATAATTTGGAGTCTTACTAGTCCTGAGTGGTGGCATTTAATGGAGTTTTACTCTGCGTATGTAAATGTCAGCAGAATGAAATtagctttccattaaaaaaagcttCTAGTTAATTTTGGATCTTTGTATAAGGGAATTGCTTAGCTGGTTCAAGAAATAAGGCATTTATTGTAAATCCAGGTCAACACTAAGTTTTTCCCCTTATTGTCCTCATCAGTTTACAAATGACAATTAGAATAAAACTTCAGAGAAATCAAATCAGCTGTCATCCGTgctataaaatgcaaatattttagcagtcACCTGTCCTGAAAGCCCAGTTCTACCAGAAGGTCTTGTAAGTTATGCAATTTTAAGGGGGTAAATGTCAAAGATCAGAGCAAAATACATCTCCAAAAGACATCTTTCAGGTGGTGATTGCTATGGATACTGGAGTTGTTTAATTTGTGCATCTGCTATGGCAGTTCTTGTTTTCCAACTTGGTGCAGTTAGTAGCTGAAAAAAACCACGTTGTATTTtcaaagagcagagcagaatTAATTCCGAGAGCTTTGTTCACAGCATCTGTGTGGGGGTCAGGAGGTCACATGGGTTTGAAAATCAAAACTTACAAAAAGAAATTGGAATCAAGCTTAGAAGAAATTTGTGTGAGCAGCAGCCTTGTTGCTGTAAGGAGAGCAGGTCTTCCTTCACAGGGAAAATGGTATACAGGATACAGGCTGCCAGTCTTTCAAAGGAATTGATCATTTTCCCATTCTGGCTTTCACAGCTACAACCTTTTGGAAATTAATTCACAGCCTTTCTCTAAGTCTCCCAGACTCTGGTTCTGCCTTGAAAAAGTCTGGAAGGATTCTCTAGCTAAGACCCAGGAGTAGGTCAATGTACCAGGGACTCTCTGTGTACAAACATACATCAGAAATAGTTTCTCCTGATCGTCTCAGTTTGTGCTTTTATGATAgattttgcattttctgctttctattAATCTATTTCTTTAGATCattacagaatacaaaataatcctgaattttattttaaaataaattttattttttttaggtgaGAAATGTAGAAGCTTCATCAGTCTGACGCCAGCTGCTGATCGAGGTAGATATGCATATTTTGCTTGTGTAAATAAAACTTTCCTGATCACATTTACCAATATAAAAGTTCTGTATTTTGACATAAAAAATGCTTGCTTTAATCCCACACAAGTTTTTGTCCTTTATTTAGTTTCTCAAGTTCAAAATGAAGTCCACATGACTTAAAATACGAAtctatgtcttttaaaaacactCCATTTGAATATGAatggtttttaaaattactttgaatatGGGTACTGCAAGTCAAGATTTGTAAGTTTTTGCCCCCTCCCTCCTCATACCTCTATATCCACAGAATCAGGAATTTTGTGGCTTGCACCATGCGGCCTGGGAGGGACCTGCACAGGGACAGGCAGTGTGTGAACAAGGGCAGGCAGTATGCTCAGGGGATTTGGGGGAGACGTGTTGTGAACCAAACCAATCTTGATGGCAGTCTGAATCCCCTCCCTGTACCTTACATAGAGCTGTAAGGAGGCATTTCCATTCTCCTGAAAGCAGAGAGTTGctctctttctttcaaagaacTGTTCATGTTCCTATAAAACATGCCTGCAGATGCTGTTAAGCGCCCCCTCTCCAATGTAAACCCTATCACTAATGTGGTTAGACCAATCACTTTGCAAGTGGctaatccagaaaaaaaagtctgccttATTCCCCAGGGGGTTGAAATTGCACGTCCAGGATACTGGGACTGGAGTACTTTCCTGGATACGCAATTTCAACCCCTTGGGAAAGAAGAAAGACTCAGTATCTGAAGGCTAGTCCTCCTTCCCTTTTATTGCAGCTTGTCACTGTGCACAAATAATTCAAGATTTTTATAGCgtgagaaaaaaatatgaatgagATGTGGTTCTTAGTCACACAGGCACGGTCCTCAGAAAGGAGGGGTTGATTATGGGCCCTGCCCTGAGAGCTCCTCACACGTGAAACCACTGGTGGACATAGTGCTGAAACTAACTGTGAACAGCATTGGCAAATGCCGCAGGCACCTGCAGGTCAGTTCAAGACACCTAAGACAGCATCTAGGTACCTGATAACCACACTGAGAAGCTATGCCTGGGTAGTGAAATCCTGTGTGGAAATAGACTCCTGCCCTGCACAGGAGAAGAGCGAATTTGTGTTCTGCACATGCATATGGCTGCTGTGTGCACAAAACTCAGGATGCATCAGGCTCGCCCCTCCCTAGGCATCATACACAGGGATTATCACAGTTGTTCGGTGCATATGTAATGATAGCTCACTTATCAAAAATGTTAAGGTGCCAACTCTCGTAGCTGGAGCAGCCAATACCATTGGGCAACATAACATCTGGAGTTCCTGAATAAAATCGGAATTTTTACTGAGACAAAGATTTGCTGGAGAAATAAACCTTGCCCAGGAACTCCCACACATAGAAGTTAAGTTGTAAGTTTTTGCCCCCTCCCTCCTCATACCTCTATATCCACAGAATCAGGAATTTTGTGGCTTGCACCATGCGGCCTGGGAGGGACCTGCACAGGGACAGGCAGTGTGCGAACAAGGGCAGGCAGTATGCTCAGGGGATTTGGGGGAGACGTGGCCTTTGAATGAGAGAAGTCCAACAGACGCTGTCAAAGCCCGCAGTAGGGGTTATTTACCACACAAACATTGTTTACTGCTATATGTAGTGTTTAGTAATGAATTACATGTCTTAgcaatgtttctatttttaagttATGATTGTTAGTATATACCTTCACATGAAATCAATATTTGATTCTACAACCAGGTGTCTCAGGACACACTTATTTGTTTTTAGTAAGGTTTGGGAAGGTTGTTGGCCAGTTCTTGCTACGATCTGGACACAGGAAGACCTCCTGCTCCTGACTGTGGGACATTAGCATGCTAATAGTAAAATAGCAGGCTGAGAAACTTTAATGGGAAGATTAACTTCTTGCATAAGATGTAATTAACAGATATCCAGAAAGAGATGAATTAGCAGATAACCAGGGAAATGAACCTTGGTGAAAACTAGAGCATGTCTGGGCTCATGAAGGCTTCTCTGTCCAAAAAATCAAGATCCCGTTTGGTGGAAAATTAAGCCCATGGAGAGAGATTTTACTTAGTGACTAGACCCTCAGGCCATGTGGCTGTGTGCATGGCCTTGCAGTTTGTTAGCTGGGTAACATGGTTTTCTGTTTTGGTACACTCCTCTCTGGACTCAGCAACCGTGATGTCAATAACTAGATAATTGGACAGTAATTCTTCTTTTTATATTAACTTTTGTTCATGGTAATTTCAGGGTAGCTACTGAGTATAAAACCATACTGCCCCACTTTGTACTGTAAGCTTCTTAAGTGTATAGCAGGAATGTGGAAGTGTTCTTCCACTAAATGGTCCAATCAGTGGAGGGAATTATAATTTAGGATTTATAATTTAGGATGTCCATTGACCTTCAAGTCTTCGTATATATGTTATAATGGCATCCTCACAGCCTTTGAGCTTTTGTTTAACGTTATGTAAACAatataaatgaagaagaaagaaatggtgaaaatataataatatactGCTTATATCAGTGCTATTGATTTGGTTTTCCAGGAGTTTTATGGCTGTCTATTGTAGCAGAGATTCTGTACATCATTTTGCTTCTGACTGGAGCCATTCTTATGTCAGTAGAAATGTGCTACTACAGGACTGTCATTGATGGGCTAAAGATCAACGCCTTTTCTGCAGTAGTCACCGTATTAGCAGGTACAGTTAAGGATCGCAATTTATTACATCCAGAAAATGCAACATTGATAGACTTCCACCTGAAAATTAATAACAGTGTCCAAGTTTCAAAATTATTACAATACCTATGAAGACTCTTACAATACAAGATGCAGCAAAATTTTatggaaaatactattttcaattaattattttttaatatgattatttttatattttatatttattgttttaactatttttaacttcattattttaattttataattttttatttcattgtcaGGTTGGTtgtcaaagaaaaaagtaacataCTCTTcaaaataacttgtttttttatttccaacATGCTAAATATAAAATTAGCAATAGCCAAattaaaataacacttttaaGAGGGAATAAAATGTAATTGGATAATTGTTAGTAGAGAATCGTCATTAaaattgtctttcattttctgcatatTACTTCTTAATCCAGTGCTATTTAATCATAGGATCCTACACAAATTCAGTTTGGAAGAAACTTCAGAAGGTCCCTAGTCCAATCTGAAGAATCTgatctgaattcagtgttgactgtgtgttgagcaggaggaggttggaccagagacttCTGAAGGTGTCTTACAGCCTGAAGTACTCTGTGATATAGAATTGTGACTGAGGAATGTTGCAGTAAAAACAGCAATTATGGGTAACGTGAACTATGTTTCATAGAGTTATTAATTTTAGAGCCAGAAGCAATCATACCGTTTATTTACTATAATTTCTTGTGGAACACATGCCACTGTGCTTCATATGGTCAGGTTTGTTTAGAGCCCAAAGTGATTTATACTTGGTGAAAGGATGTCTTTTAGAATGGCACCTAACTGCAAGTCAAACACCTGGCAGATAGCAAAGAATTAATCTCAAGATtaattagggacatggtttagtgggcatggtggtgttgggttgacggttggactagatgatcttagaggtcttttccaaccttaatgattctatgattctatgattctaagattgcctttttctgacaaaattttGGGCTTTGACCCTAATCCTAATGTTTCTGGATTTAGTGTTCATGCATTTGTGATTGTTGTGCCGTTCTTCATGAATTACAGattttttattatactttttCCTCTTAAACATAATCACACATTTATTTGCCAATCTCATTTTTGTTGGCTAAATAAATCAAGTTTATTAAACATTTGACCGTGATaatgaggaagaaaacattttcttcctttctgcagaagccTTTGCATAGTTGAAGACAACTATCACGTCTTTAACAAACACAATTTATATTCCAGATGATGACTTCTGAAACACTCTAGTTTTGCTTAGTTTTATGGAAGTGTAAAAGTTCTACATACCCATCACTCTGCCCTGAGTTAGGCCCAACTCTCCTAAACCTTTCCTGACAGATATTTGTCTAGCCCCATCTTAAAAAAATCTCCAAGctcaaaaaaccaccaccaccaaaaaaaaaa is drawn from Aptenodytes patagonicus chromosome 16, bAptPat1.pri.cur, whole genome shotgun sequence and contains these coding sequences:
- the GSG1L2 gene encoding germ cell-specific gene 1-like protein 2, coding for MPVSVPAADRWQRSSAAFSLSFLALVFSITAFSSSYWCEGMRKVAKPFCTGQTEGDHCIHFNSPDANNSNAVQYVWETGDDKFVDRKFHAGIWYSCEEIINEKGEKCRSFISLTPAADRGVLWLSIVAEILYIILLLTGAILMSVEMCYYRTVIDGLKINAFSAVVTVLAGLLGMVAHMMYTTVFQMTVNLGPEDWRPHTWDYGWSYCLAWASFACCMAAAVTTINKYTKTTLEFKHKRKTLERSLKIKYKFPDHTAPEKACNVYVNSFHSSTEDPAHPIKGLRHLANISVL